From one Lycium barbarum isolate Lr01 chromosome 6, ASM1917538v2, whole genome shotgun sequence genomic stretch:
- the LOC132645672 gene encoding F-box protein PP2-A13-like, producing MGANASSIETNSDDRLNCLALKPKLDDIPEACVALVLSYLDPPQICKLAGINRAFRAASYADFIWEPNLPSNYKYILQELLGLKVDGLFKKDLFAKLSRPKPFDGGTKEVWIDKNNGGVCLAISSKGMAITGIDDRRYWNHIPTDESRFQTVAYLQQIWWLEVDGDLEFQFPEGTYSLFFRLQLGKVTKRLNRRVCNYEHVHGWDLKPVQFKLTTSDGHRAISRCYLDNVGTWVQHHVGDFVVTDGTLPTKIKFSLKQIDCTHTKGGLCVDSVLICPSSSAKQLSSC from the exons ATGGGGGCTAATGCATCTTCAATTGAGACAAATTCTGATGATAGGTTGAATTGTCTTGCATTAAAGCCTAAGCTTGATGATATACCAGAGGCATGTGTTGCTCTTGTGTTATCTTATCTTGATCCACCTCAGATTTGCAAGTTAGCCGGTATTAACAGGGCTTTTCGTGCTGCTTCATATGCTGATTTTATTTGGGAACCCAATTTGCCCTCtaattataagtatattcttcaAGAATTGCTTGGCCTGAAAGTTGACGGGCTTTTTAAAAAGGACCTTTTTGCTAAGTTATCTCGTCCAAAGCCCTTTGATGGTGGCACAAAG GAAGTATGGATTGATAAGAATAATGGTGGGGTTTGTTTGGCGATTTCATCTAAAGGAATGGCAATTACAGGCATAGATGATCGCAGATATTGGAATCATATTCCGACGGATGAATCAAG ATTCCAAACTGTAGCTTATTTACAACAAATCTGGTGGCTTGAAGTTGATGGGGACCTCGAGTTCCAATTCCCAGAAGGGACATATAGCCTATTCTTCAGACTTCAGCTTGGTAAGGTGACAAAGAGGCTCAATCGTCGAGTCTGTAACTACGAGCACGTTCACGGCTGGGACTTGAAACCTGTCCAGTTTAAGTTAACAACATCGGATGGTCATCGTGCCATATCCCGGTGTTATCTGGACAATGTAGGAACTTGGGTGCAGCACCATGTGGGAGATTTTGTTGTTACGGATGGCACTCTTCCAACAAAGATCAAATTTTCCTTGAAACAGATAGATTGCACACATACAAAAGGTGGTCTGTGTGTTGATTCTGTGTTAATATGCCCTAGTAGCTCAGCTAAACAATTGAGTTCTTGTTGA